One window of the Saccopteryx leptura isolate mSacLep1 chromosome 9, mSacLep1_pri_phased_curated, whole genome shotgun sequence genome contains the following:
- the LOC136381474 gene encoding sperm motility kinase 3A-like, which translates to MSGYFDITSKWKLGTVGNYTFIRTLGTGGFATVKLAWHVPMGILVAVKILSIKSFNPKVFREVELLKSLNHPNVIKLVEVIVTDSTLFIVMEYVSGGDLSNYLPSNRLSTESEARHIFRQLILAVQYCHRVGIVHRDLKLENILVDAHRNIKVTDFGLGRKVEKDELKTYCGTKWFMAPEMLQCRTYEGRKVDIWGLGVILFQMVTGELPFKDRDLTKVKKKIMAGKFTIPGFLSVECQALLKKLMALNPSERSAAEEILKDPWVNNGQKEHLKPYGDVPRGNLDPEIVEQMIRMGFQLRDIYKALSEQSYNHIMGTYLLVEAWNYQRKSYTVLIRPCPQTRDIILPSPQASVVEDSVTTLGGGMSNPECRARAPPFGPASRAIASPPGPASQARASPSGSASCDIIPPPSPVSQAIAPPPSPASWTITPPPCLASWASVPPPGLASRASSPPPGPTSQAIAPPSGPASWDITPPPSPVSQASSSPSCPSSHASSPPPGPASQASSPPPGPASQASAPPSGPDSWDITPPPSPVSQASSPPSGLASRASSSPPGLAYWDITPTASPVSQASALPSGPASRAITLTSGQEARARVPTSSQQAMIAACSPAFQPDPVCSPTTPSSNNTSCGSRTQEGNTGLPDGGTPASPGHRQGWQKVTRRVLRGFLKCFCCGLCKTKSSVKSVQDLAV; encoded by the coding sequence ATGTCTGGTTACTTTGACATAACCAGTAAGTGGAAACTGGGCACTGTGGGAAACTATACGTTCATTCGCACCCTGGGCACAGGGGGCTTTGCCACGGTAAAGCTGGCCTGGCACGTGCCAATGGGCATACTTGTCGCCgtaaaaattttaagcataaagTCTTTTAACCCTAAAGTCTTCCGGGAGGTTGAGTTGCTTAAATCTTTAAACCATCCAAATGTGATAAAGCTGGTGGAGGTGATTGTCACGGACTCCACACTCTTCATTGTTATGGAGTATGTCAGCGGCGGTGACCTCTCCAACTACTTACCGAGCAACCGCCTGAGCACAGAGTCGGAAGCGCGACACATTTTCAGGCAGCTCATTTTGGCAGTACAGTACTGCCACCGGGTGGGTATCGTCCACAGGGACCTAAAGCTGGAGAACATCCTGGTCGATGCGCACAGAAACATCAAAGTCACAGACTTTGGTTTAGGGAGGAAGGTGGAAAAGGACGAACTGAAAACATACTGTGGGACCAAATGGTTTATGGCGCCCGAGATGCTGCAGTGCCGAACTTATGAGGGCCGGAAGGTGGACATCTGGGGCCTCGGTGTAATTCTATTTCAGATGGTGACAGGAGAGCTGCCATTTAAGGACCGGGACTTAactaaagtgaaaaagaaaattatggctGGAAAATTTACCATACCAGGTTTTTTGTCAGTGGAATGTCAAGCCTTACTAAAGAAGTTAATGGCTCTCAACCCCAGCGAGAGGTCAGCCGCTGAGGAAATCCTCAAAGATCCGTGGGTAAATAATGGCCAAAAGGAACACCTAAAGCCATACGGCGACGTGCCCCGGGGGAACCTGGATCCCGAAATTGTAGAACAGATGATTCGCATGGGCTTCCAGCTCCGTGATATATATAAGGCACTGAGCGAACAGTCATACAATCACATAATGGGGACGTACCTCCTCGTGGAGGCATGGAACTATCAGAGGAAGTCATACACTGTCCTTATAaggccctgccctcagactcgtGACATCATCCTTCCCTCACCTCAGGCTTCGGTGGTGGAGGACTCTGTCACTACCCTAGGAGGAGGTATGTCCAACCCAGAGTGCCGAGCCAGGGCTCCACCATTTGGCCCAGCCTCCCGGGCCATTGCTTCACCACCCGGCCCAGCTTCCCAGGCCAGAGCTTCACCATCTGGCTCAGCCTCCTGCGACATCATCCCACCACCCAGCCCAGTGTCCCAGGCCATCGCTCCAccacccagcccagcctcctgGACCATCACTCCACCGCCCTGCCTAGCCTCCTGGGCCAGCGTTCCACCACCCGGCCTTGCCTCCCGGGCCAGCTCTCCACCACCCGGCCCAACATCCCAGGCTATTGCTCCACCATCCGGCCCAGCCTCCTGGGACATCACTCCACCACCCAgcccagtgtcccaggccagctCTTCACCATCTTGCCCTAGCTCCCATGCCAGCTCTCCACCACCCGGCCCAGCCTCCCAGGCCAGCTCTCCACCACCCGGCCCAGCCTCCCAGGCCAGCGCTCCACCATCCGGCCCAGACTCCTGGGACATAACTCCACCACCCAGCCCAGTGTCCCAAGCCAGCTCTCCACCATCTGGCCTAGCCTCCCGGGCCAGCTCTTCACCACCTGGCCTAGCCTACTGGGACATCACTCCAACAGCCAgcccagtgtcccaggccagtgctctaccatcTGGCCCAGCGTCCCGGGCCATCACTTTAACATCCGGCCAagaggccagggccagagttcCAACATCCAGCCAACAGGCCATGATTGCTGCCTGCAGCCCAGCATTCCAGCCTGACCCTGTGTGCTCTCCCACCACACCAAGCAGCAATAACACCAGCTGCGGGAGTAGAACCCAAGAAGGAAACACTGGGCTTCCTGATGGCGGGACCCCAGCCTCTCCTGGCCACCGCCAGGGCTGGCAGAAAGTGACCAGGAGAGTCTTAAggggttttttaaaatgtttttgttgtggCCTATGCAAGACAAAGTCATCAGTGAAAAGCGTGCAAGACCTAGCAGTTTGA